One Thermodesulfobacteriota bacterium genomic region harbors:
- a CDS encoding NapC/NirT family cytochrome c, translating to MFREMWVALRHFIHDFFGAALRGARRNRKGLLVFLGLSFVGVVVLAIVLLQATASPKFCGSCHIMDTYIESWEVSTHSQVGCMECHFEPGLKGALWGKWKAQSHVVMMITGMAPPRPHTQISDVSCLRQGCHSTEELAQSELTYKGVKFSHGSHLGDLRRVSQLRCVTCHSQIVQGEHLTVTESTCFICHFYDRETAGHLADCETCHVQTKAKIYIDANISLPFVHQDYLDRGVLCGQCHFDIVFGDGHLKDNICVQCHAEPRILLGQYTPAEIHKDHVTDHKVECFRCHSEIYHGIPRPTSPHLQVQTAAGEPGRAPGPRGFSAYHYDTNCVKCHSFDQHRAKRLLYMGTGAAEVADVPSPMYLAHADCGSCHIALTRTPEGVQQTLRLTYDEVIKSCSDCHGAGYDDMAKHWKTILTEELQKAEAAVAEARKEVERNRKAEGAPAAKKLLEVAEQNLTFSRDGRGLHNMDYVLKVLGEVRDRAEKAKELVIPRYLAQPVVMPTGCVQLCHSCVECIETDTVPFGNVQFPHDIHQEEGLDCLDCHTSREQHGLTFLKNCNECHHGSGAGAVECQDCHVDNHNLYQGQNACDEVSCDVRGEKNPMADAVSCQECHTEVLDDKPSTLEAIKITCVECHDDSYAAMVDQDKAAVAQLPIDELRTLHRETQAMVLQAIREGRYTYDTQDLLNAAEKNLKLFETGNPVHNPVFSKELLDRVRDLIQQARKTLQTHTTIRTLPKEAYR from the coding sequence ATGTTTCGAGAAATGTGGGTCGCGCTTCGCCACTTCATCCACGACTTCTTCGGGGCGGCCCTCCGGGGCGCCCGCCGCAACCGCAAGGGGTTGCTGGTATTCCTCGGCCTATCCTTCGTCGGGGTGGTCGTGCTGGCCATCGTCTTGCTGCAGGCGACGGCGTCGCCCAAGTTCTGCGGGTCGTGTCACATCATGGACACCTACATCGAGTCGTGGGAGGTGTCCACCCACAGCCAGGTGGGGTGCATGGAGTGCCACTTCGAGCCGGGCCTCAAGGGCGCGCTCTGGGGCAAGTGGAAGGCCCAGAGCCACGTGGTCATGATGATCACCGGCATGGCCCCGCCCCGGCCCCACACCCAGATCAGCGACGTGAGCTGCCTGCGCCAGGGCTGCCACTCCACCGAGGAGCTCGCCCAGTCCGAGCTCACCTACAAGGGCGTGAAGTTCAGCCACGGCAGCCACCTGGGGGACCTGCGGCGGGTCAGCCAGCTGCGCTGCGTGACGTGCCACTCCCAGATCGTCCAGGGCGAGCACCTCACGGTCACCGAGAGCACCTGCTTCATCTGCCACTTCTACGACCGGGAGACCGCAGGGCACCTGGCCGACTGCGAGACCTGCCACGTCCAGACCAAGGCCAAGATCTACATCGACGCCAACATCAGCCTGCCCTTCGTCCACCAGGACTACCTGGACCGCGGCGTCCTGTGCGGCCAGTGCCACTTCGACATCGTCTTCGGCGACGGGCACCTCAAGGACAACATCTGCGTCCAGTGCCACGCCGAGCCCCGCATCCTCCTGGGCCAGTACACCCCGGCCGAGATCCACAAGGACCACGTCACCGACCACAAGGTGGAGTGCTTCCGCTGCCACAGCGAGATCTACCACGGCATCCCCCGCCCCACGAGCCCCCACTTGCAGGTGCAGACCGCCGCCGGCGAGCCGGGCCGAGCGCCGGGACCGCGAGGTTTCAGCGCCTACCACTACGACACCAACTGCGTGAAGTGTCACTCCTTCGACCAGCACCGGGCCAAGCGTCTCCTGTACATGGGCACCGGCGCCGCCGAGGTGGCCGACGTCCCCAGCCCCATGTACCTGGCCCACGCCGACTGCGGGAGCTGCCACATCGCGCTCACCCGCACGCCCGAGGGCGTGCAGCAGACCCTGCGCCTCACGTACGACGAGGTCATCAAGTCCTGCTCCGACTGCCACGGCGCCGGGTACGACGATATGGCCAAGCACTGGAAGACGATCCTCACGGAGGAGCTCCAGAAGGCCGAAGCGGCCGTGGCCGAGGCCCGCAAGGAGGTCGAGCGCAACCGCAAGGCCGAGGGCGCACCGGCCGCCAAGAAGCTCCTGGAGGTGGCGGAGCAGAACCTCACCTTCTCCCGCGACGGCAGGGGCCTGCACAACATGGACTACGTGCTCAAGGTGCTCGGCGAAGTGCGCGACCGCGCGGAGAAGGCCAAGGAGCTGGTGATCCCCCGCTACCTGGCGCAACCCGTGGTCATGCCCACCGGGTGCGTGCAGCTGTGCCACTCCTGCGTGGAGTGCATCGAGACCGACACCGTGCCCTTCGGCAACGTCCAGTTCCCCCACGACATCCACCAGGAAGAGGGCCTCGACTGCCTCGACTGTCACACGTCCCGGGAGCAGCACGGCCTGACGTTCCTGAAGAACTGCAACGAGTGCCATCACGGCTCGGGCGCCGGCGCCGTGGAGTGCCAGGACTGCCACGTGGACAACCACAACCTCTACCAGGGCCAGAACGCCTGCGACGAGGTCAGTTGCGACGTGCGCGGCGAGAAGAACCCCATGGCCGACGCGGTGAGCTGCCAGGAGTGCCACACGGAAGTGCTCGACGACAAGCCGTCCACCCTGGAGGCCATCAAGATCACCTGCGTCGAGTGCCACGACGACAGCTACGCCGCCATGGTGGATCAGGACAAGGCAGCCGTGGCCCAACTGCCCATCGACGAGCTGCGCACCCTGCACCGCGAGACCCAGGCCATGGTCCTCCAGGCCATCCGCGAGGGCCGGTACACCTACGACACCCAGGATCTCCTCAACGCCGCCGAGAAGAACCTCAAGCTCTTCGAGACGGGCAACCCCGTCCACAACCCGGTCTTCTCGAAGGAGCTCCTCGATCGGGTGCGGGACCTGATCCAGCAGGCCCGCAAGACCCTCCAGACCCACACCACGATCCGAACCCTCCCGAAGGAGGCGTACCGCTAG
- a CDS encoding multiheme c-type cytochrome: MTADLILASTGKMGCAAFNVGAYDLSLGVDYLLEQQSRLPFPFVSANLVDPHGRLLFRPYVLVQAGGMKVGIFGLVDSSLKKDKIPASHKFAVKDPLETARATVAELRAKGADLIVLLTDMTSRSKRRMAMLEDPIHLIVGSDQRNQITLPITVQSSFLTQLDRGGRSVGRLEVYRGGREPTGVRGTAVGEFLFRHGFVQLLVEMPDHPVVGPLVTRTLKELSVLQERQAAEAPVPEDPDCGKEYVGIASCRTCHPARYRAWLDTRHAKAYETLATRKRQFDPECVVCHAVAFECEGDVIDWKALEGFTNVQCEACHGPGSLHVQSEGGEKLLAGRGLLVSCARCHTPERSTDLDLEPRFRQVCSEAD, encoded by the coding sequence GTGACCGCCGACCTGATCCTCGCCTCCACCGGGAAGATGGGCTGCGCGGCCTTCAACGTGGGGGCCTACGACCTCTCCCTGGGGGTGGACTATCTCCTCGAGCAGCAGTCCCGGCTCCCCTTCCCGTTTGTCTCGGCGAACCTCGTCGACCCCCACGGCAGGCTTCTCTTTCGTCCCTACGTCCTGGTGCAGGCGGGGGGGATGAAGGTGGGGATCTTCGGCCTGGTCGACTCCTCCTTGAAGAAGGACAAGATCCCCGCCAGTCACAAGTTCGCGGTCAAGGACCCCCTGGAGACGGCGCGGGCCACGGTGGCCGAACTCCGGGCGAAGGGTGCCGACCTCATCGTGCTCCTCACCGACATGACCAGCCGCTCCAAGCGGCGCATGGCCATGCTCGAAGACCCGATCCACCTCATCGTCGGCAGCGACCAGCGAAACCAGATCACCCTGCCCATCACCGTGCAGAGCTCGTTTCTCACCCAGTTGGACCGGGGCGGGAGGTCCGTGGGACGGCTGGAGGTGTACCGCGGAGGGAGGGAGCCCACGGGGGTCCGGGGTACCGCGGTGGGCGAGTTCCTCTTTCGCCACGGCTTTGTGCAGCTCTTGGTGGAGATGCCGGACCACCCGGTGGTGGGCCCCCTGGTGACCCGCACCCTGAAGGAGCTCTCGGTGCTCCAGGAGAGGCAGGCGGCCGAAGCGCCCGTGCCGGAGGACCCCGACTGCGGCAAGGAGTACGTGGGGATCGCCTCCTGCCGCACCTGCCACCCCGCCCGCTACCGGGCCTGGCTCGATACCCGCCACGCCAAGGCCTACGAGACCCTCGCCACCCGAAAGCGCCAATTCGACCCCGAGTGCGTCGTGTGTCACGCGGTGGCCTTCGAGTGCGAGGGGGACGTGATCGACTGGAAGGCCCTGGAGGGGTTCACCAACGTGCAGTGCGAGGCCTGCCACGGCCCCGGCTCCCTGCACGTCCAGTCCGAAGGGGGAGAGAAGCTCCTGGCGGGCCGGGGGCTGCTGGTCTCCTGTGCCCGGTGCCACACCCCCGAGCGGAGCACCGACCTGGATCTGGAACCCCGGTTCCGGCAGGTGTGCTCCGAGGCGGACTAG
- a CDS encoding Rrf2 family transcriptional regulator: MQVGTRVRYALRAVFDMAYHGNGRPVTVGEISRRQRISARYLEQILHKLTRAGLVGSKRGPRGGYFLTKAPEACSVHDLMLATEGPLALVPCLECEESPGAGSPEPGCPSVDRCPARLVWAEAGRRIGEIFGGATIQDLCDRAEQRGIPREGAPEGPAPGRDPG; the protein is encoded by the coding sequence ATGCAGGTGGGCACTCGGGTGCGCTACGCGCTTCGTGCGGTCTTCGACATGGCCTACCACGGAAACGGGCGGCCGGTGACGGTGGGAGAGATCTCCCGACGGCAGCGGATCAGCGCGCGTTACCTGGAGCAGATTCTCCACAAGCTCACCCGGGCGGGGCTCGTGGGGAGCAAGCGGGGGCCGCGGGGGGGGTACTTCCTCACCAAGGCTCCCGAGGCATGCAGCGTTCACGACCTCATGCTCGCGACGGAGGGCCCCCTGGCCCTGGTGCCGTGCCTCGAGTGCGAGGAGAGCCCCGGTGCGGGCAGCCCCGAGCCCGGCTGCCCCTCGGTAGACCGCTGTCCCGCGCGCCTGGTGTGGGCCGAGGCCGGGCGCCGGATCGGCGAGATCTTCGGCGGGGCGACTATCCAAGACCTGTGCGACCGCGCGGAGCAACGGGGCATTCCCAGGGAGGGCGCCCCGGAGGGACCGGCTCCGGGGCGCGACCCCGGCTGA
- the rpmE gene encoding 50S ribosomal protein L31, translated as MKDAIHPKYEKAVVNCTCGNTFETRSTRAEIKTEICAECHPFYTGKEKMLDTAGRVDRFLRKYGKQK; from the coding sequence ATGAAGGACGCCATCCACCCCAAGTACGAAAAGGCAGTCGTCAACTGCACCTGCGGGAACACCTTCGAGACCCGCTCGACCCGGGCGGAGATCAAGACCGAAATCTGCGCCGAGTGCCACCCGTTCTATACCGGCAAGGAGAAGATGCTCGACACCGCGGGCCGTGTCGACCGCTTCCTGCGCAAGTACGGCAAGCAGAAGTAG
- the thyX gene encoding FAD-dependent thymidylate synthase: MGPSVRVLGHTPDPERTVALAARLCYSPRGVEELHQGLSDAEVGELLAKLRAMGHLSALEHAHFVLGVEGISRACSHQLVRHRLASYSQQSQRYVRLREVRAVVPPAVDAHPVHGPLFREKLEDLWACYARMVDDGVSPEDARYLLPNACETKIVVSMNARELRHFFGLRLCRRAQWEIRDLALGMLRAVQPLAPGLFQGAGPGCVSGKCPEGAYSCGQPDEVRRDLAAALAP; encoded by the coding sequence ATGGGGCCCTCGGTCCGGGTGCTGGGCCACACGCCCGACCCGGAGCGCACCGTGGCCCTGGCCGCGCGGCTGTGCTACTCGCCGCGGGGGGTCGAGGAGCTCCACCAGGGACTGTCCGACGCCGAGGTGGGGGAGCTCCTCGCGAAGCTGCGGGCCATGGGGCACCTCTCGGCCCTGGAGCACGCCCACTTCGTGCTCGGGGTGGAGGGGATCAGCCGGGCGTGCTCCCACCAGCTCGTCCGCCACCGGCTGGCGTCCTACTCCCAGCAGAGCCAGCGCTACGTGCGGCTGCGCGAGGTGCGGGCCGTGGTGCCCCCGGCCGTGGACGCCCATCCGGTGCACGGGCCCCTCTTCCGGGAGAAGCTCGAAGACCTCTGGGCGTGCTACGCCCGCATGGTGGACGACGGGGTATCCCCCGAGGACGCCCGCTACCTCCTCCCCAACGCCTGCGAGACCAAGATCGTCGTGTCGATGAACGCCCGCGAGCTGCGCCACTTCTTCGGCCTGCGGCTGTGCCGCCGGGCCCAGTGGGAGATCCGCGACCTCGCCCTGGGCATGCTCCGGGCCGTGCAGCCCCTCGCCCCGGGGCTCTTCCAGGGGGCCGGTCCCGGGTGCGTGTCCGGGAAGTGCCCCGAAGGCGCCTACTCCTGCGGCCAGCCCGACGAGGTCCGCCGGGACCTCGCCGCCGCCCTGGCGCCGTGA
- the prfA gene encoding peptide chain release factor 1: MDLLSKLSQVEDRFEKLNRELSDPTALSDLESYRSLTREHAELQELVGEIRAYRGLLARVEGARGLLSDPEFRDLAREDLAEAEGLLECSEARLKTLLLPRDPLDEKNVILEIRAGTGGEEAALFAADLFRMYCRYAESRGWQVEELSSNPTGIGGLKEVVALIRGDRVYSRLKYESGAHRVQRVPATESSGRIHTSAVTVAVLPEADEVDVDVRPEDLKMDVFRAGGAGGQHVNKTESAVRLTHLPTGIVVSCQDEKSQHKNRARAMQILRARLFEAAQQEADRERSDERRSLVGSGDRSERIRTYNFPQNRVTDHRINLTLHRLEEVLEGDVEPLLEALSAEAQAEALSRGKG, encoded by the coding sequence TTGGATCTCCTCTCCAAACTCTCCCAGGTGGAGGACCGCTTCGAGAAGCTCAACCGGGAGCTCTCGGACCCGACGGCCCTCTCCGACCTGGAGTCGTATCGCAGTCTCACCCGGGAGCACGCCGAGCTCCAAGAGCTGGTGGGGGAGATCCGGGCCTACCGGGGGCTCCTGGCTCGGGTGGAGGGAGCCCGCGGCCTCCTGTCGGACCCGGAATTCCGAGACCTGGCCCGGGAGGATCTGGCGGAAGCCGAGGGGCTCCTGGAGTGCTCCGAGGCCCGGCTTAAGACGTTGCTCCTGCCCAGGGATCCCCTGGACGAGAAGAACGTCATCCTCGAGATCCGCGCCGGCACCGGGGGCGAGGAGGCGGCGCTCTTCGCGGCCGACCTCTTTCGGATGTACTGCCGGTACGCCGAGTCCCGGGGGTGGCAGGTGGAGGAGCTCAGCTCCAACCCCACCGGCATCGGGGGCCTCAAGGAGGTGGTGGCCCTCATCCGGGGCGACCGGGTCTACAGCCGCCTCAAGTACGAGAGCGGGGCCCACCGGGTGCAGCGGGTGCCGGCCACCGAGTCCTCGGGGCGCATCCACACCTCGGCGGTGACGGTGGCGGTGCTGCCCGAGGCCGACGAGGTGGACGTGGACGTGCGGCCCGAAGATCTCAAGATGGACGTCTTCCGGGCGGGGGGGGCCGGCGGCCAGCACGTGAACAAGACCGAGTCGGCGGTGCGCCTGACCCATCTGCCCACGGGGATCGTGGTGAGCTGCCAGGACGAGAAGTCCCAGCACAAGAACCGGGCGCGGGCCATGCAGATCCTGCGGGCGCGCCTCTTCGAGGCGGCCCAGCAGGAGGCGGATCGGGAGCGCAGCGACGAGCGCCGTTCCCTGGTGGGGAGCGGGGACCGCAGCGAGCGCATCCGCACCTACAACTTTCCCCAGAACCGGGTGACCGACCATCGCATCAACCTGACCCTGCACCGCCTGGAGGAGGTCCTGGAGGGGGACGTGGAACCCCTGCTGGAGGCCTTGAGCGCCGAAGCACAGGCCGAGGCCCTCTCCCGCGGCAAGGGATGA
- the prmC gene encoding peptide chain release factor N(5)-glutamine methyltransferase — translation MEHAPLELVRRSAAYLAGKGVSNPRLDAEVLLAHVLGVPRIQLYLQFDKPLAAAEVDAYREAVRRRARREPVAHITGSREFWSLSFAVDARVLVPRPETEVLVEAALARMGGAGRLADLGTGSGAVAVALLVEHPGWTGVAVDVSTGALEVAAVNAARHGVGDRLDLRRGDLFAPLAGSEESFDAVVANPPYIPTGELGGLEPEVSRFDPRLALDGGPDGLDVIRRIAAGARAFLAPGGFAAVEFGAGQEGAVGRIFRDAGGYEDMTLVPDLAGRPRVAVAEKRDG, via the coding sequence GTGGAACACGCCCCCCTGGAGCTGGTGCGACGCTCTGCCGCGTACCTGGCGGGCAAGGGGGTCTCGAACCCCCGGCTCGATGCCGAGGTCCTCCTGGCCCACGTGCTCGGGGTGCCGCGCATCCAGCTCTACCTCCAGTTCGACAAGCCCCTGGCCGCCGCCGAGGTGGACGCCTATCGGGAGGCCGTGCGGCGGCGGGCGCGGCGCGAACCCGTGGCCCACATCACGGGCTCGCGGGAGTTCTGGTCCCTGTCCTTTGCCGTGGACGCGCGGGTGCTGGTGCCCCGGCCGGAGACCGAGGTGCTCGTGGAGGCCGCCCTGGCCCGGATGGGCGGCGCCGGGCGCCTGGCCGACCTGGGCACGGGCTCGGGCGCGGTGGCGGTGGCCCTCCTGGTGGAGCACCCGGGGTGGACCGGCGTGGCCGTGGACGTCTCGACGGGGGCGCTGGAGGTGGCCGCGGTCAACGCCGCACGCCACGGGGTAGGGGACCGGCTGGACCTGCGCCGGGGCGACCTCTTCGCACCCCTGGCGGGGTCGGAGGAGTCGTTCGACGCCGTGGTCGCCAACCCTCCCTACATCCCCACCGGGGAGCTGGGCGGCCTGGAGCCGGAGGTCTCCCGCTTCGACCCCCGCCTCGCGCTCGACGGCGGCCCCGACGGCCTGGACGTCATCCGCCGCATCGCGGCCGGGGCCCGGGCGTTCCTGGCGCCCGGAGGCTTCGCGGCGGTGGAGTTCGGCGCGGGCCAGGAGGGGGCCGTGGGGCGGATCTTCCGCGACGCCGGGGGCTACGAAGACATGACCCTCGTCCCCGACCTGGCCGGCCGCCCCCGGGTGGCCGTGGCGGAGAAGAGGGACGGGTGA
- the murA gene encoding UDP-N-acetylglucosamine 1-carboxyvinyltransferase — MDALVIEGGAPLSGAVAVSPAKNAVLPLMAAALLAPGASRLRQVPRLADVRTLGRLLQHLGARVEIEKGGGLRADASEVGGREAPYELVKTMRASVLVLGPLVGRFGRARVSLPGGCAIGARPINLHLKGLEALGARVRLDHGYVEVEADRLVGGRIVLDLPTVTGTENLAMAACLARGTTVIENAAREPEVVDLLECLGKMGARIRGAGTALLEIEGVEELAPFDHEPIADRIEAGTLLVAAALCGGEVVVEGARADHLDALLAKLREAGAEVEPTAGGIAVRGRPPARSVDVRTSPYPGFPTDMQAQFMALMARGRGLSVITEKVFENRFMHVSELNRMGADIAAEGATAVVRGVERLSGARVMATDLRASAALVLAGLAAEGTTVVSRVYHLDRGYEALETKLAGLGANIRRVKE; from the coding sequence ATGGATGCCCTGGTGATCGAAGGCGGTGCCCCCCTGTCGGGGGCGGTGGCGGTGAGCCCGGCCAAGAACGCCGTGCTCCCGCTCATGGCGGCGGCGCTGCTGGCGCCGGGGGCGAGCCGGCTGCGGCAGGTGCCGCGGCTGGCCGACGTGCGCACCCTGGGCCGCCTGCTCCAGCACCTGGGGGCCCGGGTCGAGATCGAAAAAGGGGGGGGGCTCCGGGCCGACGCTTCCGAGGTGGGGGGCCGGGAAGCGCCCTACGAGCTGGTCAAGACCATGCGGGCCTCGGTGCTCGTGCTGGGGCCGCTGGTGGGGCGTTTCGGGCGGGCCCGGGTGAGCCTTCCGGGAGGGTGCGCCATCGGCGCGCGGCCCATCAACCTGCACTTGAAGGGGCTCGAGGCCCTGGGAGCCCGGGTGCGCCTGGACCACGGCTACGTGGAGGTGGAGGCCGACCGCCTGGTGGGGGGGCGCATCGTGCTCGACCTCCCCACGGTGACCGGCACCGAGAACCTGGCCATGGCGGCGTGCCTGGCCCGGGGCACCACCGTGATCGAGAACGCGGCCCGGGAGCCCGAGGTGGTGGACCTGCTGGAGTGCCTGGGGAAGATGGGGGCCCGCATCCGGGGCGCAGGCACGGCACTCCTGGAGATCGAAGGGGTCGAGGAACTCGCCCCCTTCGACCACGAGCCCATTGCGGACCGCATCGAGGCCGGAACCCTCCTGGTGGCCGCCGCCCTGTGCGGCGGCGAGGTGGTCGTGGAAGGCGCCCGGGCCGACCACCTGGACGCCCTGCTGGCGAAGCTCCGGGAGGCCGGAGCCGAGGTGGAGCCCACCGCGGGAGGGATCGCCGTGCGGGGCCGGCCCCCCGCCCGCAGCGTGGATGTGCGCACCAGCCCCTATCCGGGCTTCCCCACCGACATGCAAGCCCAGTTCATGGCCCTCATGGCCCGGGGCCGGGGGCTCTCGGTCATCACGGAGAAGGTCTTCGAGAACCGGTTCATGCACGTCTCCGAGCTCAACCGCATGGGAGCCGACATCGCGGCCGAGGGCGCCACCGCCGTGGTGCGCGGCGTCGAACGGCTCTCGGGCGCCCGGGTCATGGCCACCGACCTGCGGGCCAGCGCGGCCCTGGTTCTGGCCGGCCTGGCCGCCGAGGGCACCACGGTCGTCTCCCGCGTCTACCACCTGGACCGCGGCTACGAAGCCCTGGAGACGAAGCTCGCCGGCCTGGGAGCGAACATCCGGCGCGTGAAGGAGTGA
- the hisG gene encoding ATP phosphoribosyltransferase, whose protein sequence is MPHTLTLALPKGRILRDTLALLESCGVPCTHVLDDSRRLVFDVPGYRFLVVRSQDVATYVEHGAADLGVVGKDVLLEEEPEVYEPLDLGFGYCRLVVAEPAAARERGAGAWSRVRVATKYPRLAEAHFRSRGVQVEIIKLYGSIELAPLVGLSEQIVDLVSTGETLRQNGLVEVETILESTCRLIVNRGSMKTRTDAVADLIRAFRARLAEPR, encoded by the coding sequence ATGCCCCACACCTTGACTCTCGCCCTGCCCAAGGGCAGGATCTTGCGCGATACCCTGGCCCTCCTGGAGAGCTGCGGGGTGCCGTGCACCCACGTGCTCGACGACTCCCGGCGGCTCGTCTTCGACGTCCCCGGCTACCGGTTCCTGGTGGTGCGCAGTCAGGACGTGGCCACCTACGTGGAGCACGGGGCGGCCGACCTGGGCGTTGTCGGCAAGGACGTGCTCCTGGAGGAGGAGCCGGAGGTCTACGAGCCCCTGGACCTGGGGTTCGGGTACTGCCGGCTGGTGGTGGCCGAGCCCGCTGCCGCCCGGGAGCGGGGGGCCGGTGCGTGGTCTCGGGTGCGGGTGGCCACCAAGTACCCGCGGCTGGCCGAGGCCCACTTCCGGTCCCGCGGGGTGCAGGTGGAGATCATCAAGCTCTACGGCTCCATCGAGCTCGCACCCCTGGTGGGCCTCTCGGAGCAGATCGTGGACCTGGTGAGCACCGGGGAGACCCTGCGCCAGAACGGCCTGGTGGAGGTGGAGACGATCCTGGAGTCCACCTGCCGGCTCATCGTGAACCGGGGAAGCATGAAGACCCGCACCGACGCCGTCGCCGATTTGATCCGAGCGTTTCGGGCGCGCCTGGCGGAGCCGCGATGA
- the hisD gene encoding histidinol dehydrogenase, whose protein sequence is MKPVFRRGEPGFEDAWRGLVDRGADDAASAETAVRGILDDVAARGDAALVEYTARFDRMALAPEELRVREEDLERAWLSLPADDREALELAARRIRAFHERQRERSWIVEEEGVILGQRVTPLAAVGLYVPGGKASYPSSVLMNAVPALVAGVERLALVSPTPGGEVNRHVLGTAWLAGVREVYRVGGAQAVAALAFGTASIPRVDKIVGPGNIYVATAKRLVYGRVDIDMVAGPSEILLVNDGSGEPAHLAADLLSQAEHDAMATAVLVTTDADFGARVSREVERQLGLLARGDEARRSWEAKGGILAVDTVEEAVALANEFAPEHLELAVERPWDLLGLVRHAGAIFLGHHTPEALGDYAAGPNHVLPTAGTARFFSPLGVEDFVKRSSLVCFSRDALGRLGRPVAHLARLEGLEAHARAVEMRLEKA, encoded by the coding sequence ATGAAGCCCGTGTTTCGCCGGGGAGAGCCTGGGTTCGAGGACGCCTGGCGGGGGCTCGTGGACCGGGGCGCGGACGACGCCGCCTCGGCCGAGACCGCGGTGCGGGGGATCCTCGACGACGTGGCGGCCCGGGGGGACGCTGCCTTGGTGGAGTACACCGCCCGCTTCGACCGGATGGCGCTCGCTCCGGAAGAGCTGCGGGTGCGCGAGGAGGACCTGGAGCGGGCGTGGCTCTCGCTGCCCGCCGACGACCGGGAGGCGCTGGAGCTCGCGGCCCGGCGCATCCGGGCCTTCCACGAGCGCCAGCGGGAGCGCTCCTGGATCGTGGAGGAGGAGGGGGTGATCCTGGGCCAGCGGGTCACCCCTCTGGCGGCGGTGGGGCTCTATGTGCCCGGGGGCAAGGCGAGCTACCCCTCCAGCGTGCTCATGAACGCCGTCCCAGCGCTGGTGGCCGGGGTGGAGCGGCTCGCCCTGGTGAGCCCGACCCCCGGGGGCGAGGTGAACCGCCACGTGCTGGGGACCGCCTGGCTCGCGGGCGTGCGCGAGGTGTACCGGGTGGGAGGCGCCCAGGCCGTGGCGGCGCTCGCCTTCGGCACGGCGTCGATTCCCCGGGTGGACAAGATCGTGGGCCCGGGCAACATCTACGTGGCCACGGCCAAACGGCTGGTGTACGGTCGCGTGGATATCGACATGGTGGCGGGCCCCAGCGAGATCCTGCTGGTGAACGACGGCTCGGGGGAGCCGGCCCACCTGGCGGCGGATCTCCTGAGCCAGGCCGAGCACGACGCCATGGCCACGGCGGTGCTCGTCACCACTGACGCCGACTTCGGCGCCCGGGTGTCCCGGGAGGTGGAGCGCCAGCTCGGCCTGCTGGCCCGGGGCGACGAGGCGCGCCGGAGCTGGGAGGCCAAGGGGGGAATCCTCGCGGTGGACACCGTGGAGGAGGCCGTGGCGCTGGCCAACGAGTTCGCCCCAGAGCATCTGGAGCTCGCGGTGGAGCGTCCCTGGGACCTCCTGGGCCTCGTGCGCCACGCGGGCGCCATCTTCCTGGGGCACCACACGCCCGAGGCCCTGGGAGACTACGCGGCGGGCCCCAATCACGTTCTCCCCACGGCGGGAACCGCCCGATTCTTCTCCCCCCTGGGGGTGGAGGACTTCGTGAAGCGCTCGAGCCTGGTCTGCTTCTCGCGCGACGCCCTGGGCCGCCTGGGCCGCCCCGTGGCCCACCTCGCCCGGCTCGAGGGCCTGGAGGCGCATGCCCGGGCGGTGGAGATGAGGCTGGAGAAGGCCTAG
- the hisB gene encoding imidazoleglycerol-phosphate dehydratase HisB: MSRKAEVERKTKETEIRVELDLDGTGSARIETGVGFLDHMLTHVAVHGFFDLGAAARGDVHVDFHHTVEDVGIALGEAVSRALGDRRGIARYGEATVPMDEALAQVVLDLSGRTHLSYDDGLAPGKVGEVDIELFREFFEAFARAAGATVHVRVTSGRNAHHVIEAVFKAFARALDRATQPDPRRQGVPSTKGSL, encoded by the coding sequence ATGTCCCGCAAGGCCGAGGTCGAGAGGAAGACGAAGGAGACCGAGATCCGGGTGGAGCTGGACCTCGACGGCACCGGGTCGGCGCGGATCGAGACGGGGGTCGGGTTCCTGGACCACATGCTCACCCACGTGGCGGTGCACGGGTTCTTCGACTTGGGGGCCGCCGCCCGGGGGGACGTCCACGTGGACTTCCACCACACCGTGGAGGACGTGGGCATCGCCCTGGGGGAGGCCGTGTCACGGGCGTTGGGGGACCGGCGGGGCATCGCCCGGTACGGGGAGGCCACCGTGCCCATGGACGAGGCCCTGGCCCAAGTGGTGCTCGACCTCTCCGGCCGCACCCACCTCTCCTACGACGACGGCCTGGCGCCGGGCAAGGTGGGGGAGGTGGACATCGAGCTCTTCCGGGAGTTCTTCGAGGCCTTCGCCCGCGCCGCCGGCGCCACCGTGCACGTGCGGGTGACCTCGGGCCGCAACGCCCACCACGTGATCGAGGCCGTCTTCAAGGCCTTTGCCCGCGCCCTGGATCGCGCCACCCAACCCGACCCCCGCCGCCAGGGCGTGCCCTCCACCAAGGGCAGCCTGTGA